The genomic stretch gagatattaccagttcttggattcaaaggcaaattaggcccatcatatatttttgcatgatccctccttgacctatttggatcatcTTGATCGTCGTCAGACTTTCCATCAATATAACcatctcgctcatcctccacaatcatgttgtgtaatatgatgcacgaCATTATGATGGAGTTCAAATTTTCTCAACTCCACCCTCTTGCTGGTCCCTTAATGATCTTCCATTGTGCTTGTGGAATACCGAAaactctctcaacatctttccgatatgcctcttggtgtaaggtaaaccacCTTTGGGCATCATCCATAGGGTTTgcaattgcttggacaagtgttgcccactttgggtagatgccatctgccaagtaataccccatattgtacTGACGCCCattgatgtagtagtcaagtttTGGTGATTTACCATTCACCAGGTTAGTGAAGAGAGGTGAATGCCCAAGAACTATAATGTCATTTTGGATCTtgggactccaaagaaagcatgctaGATCCATGTGTCAAATGACGTAACCGCCTCTAACACAATAGTTGGCTTTCTCGATCTTCCGTTAAAGACTCATTGCCATCTAGTGGGACAATTCTTCCACTGCCAATCATGCAATCTAATGACTCTATCATGCCCAGAAAGCCACGGTCTTCAGTTTTGCGAATGACCCGATCTAGATCATCTTGATTTAGTTGACGGAGGTACTCTTCTTTATAAAGCTGAACAACTGTGTGACAGAATTTAGCAAGattatcaaggcatgtagatTTAGACATACCATATGTTTCATCCATGATGTgatcaaattaaaccctctttttgacaattgtagtatagatacaAGTAGGGATCGctctaggctggggattaggagggattgctaatctaatgaaaactgactcaaagatacaaaaatatgattCTAAACACttcaacaaactcaaaagactcttaactaaacttatatgactcaaaacaaacttaacagactcaaaacaacacaaaacaataaaaaagactcaatttagactctaggactcaatttggacgaaaatagaattggttttgactcaaaatacttaaaaacacactttaggacatatttgaaacaaagaaataaaggggattgggtttttgacgaatttaagagaaaaacaagtaattaaaagacttgagtaaactttggacgaatttgagaaaaacaatggatgattagatagctagaggatacttttccacacatgatacattcaaacacaaattgatttccagttgcttttccgataaaccatgaacctcaacaccccagattaacagTGACATccctaattaaccctcagattttccttaagttattggattggatgacatcatacgacaacccaaagcattcttcaaaagttccctacatgacatcataacagagatacaatcaaagatcattacgttcaatgaaaatcataagcattgacaaagcacttgtaactatgacatcatgatactcatgctaggaatttacttaacatgattgtgaaaacaaccttaactacttgtgaatataagtttgtgacgattatgtgaaactcctttatattctagcaccaaattcaagcatgcaaattaagtaggcctccctaatcaacatacaagaataagttatccatcaaacggttaagtaaattgcattcacaatttatgaaatcacaattggacttaatcaattcatatcataaatataatcatggtttcaaagcctcccctagctaaaatgagtttagcctctcatgttcacaacaaaacaaaggaaaattgaattaaacattgaaaactaaagatagattacacctaaaaacgttccaacactccaacttgaatgcacaaacgtccaaggcttcttcttccttgtaaagctgcggcacaagacttcttgggtgattttggatggatttctgggttgtgaatggatttaggttggtagggtggtgcggcaaaggttgggaatggtgtatgggtgtttgggtgaaggtatggaagtgtatgaatggtggaagaaatgttgaaggctgcggcaaaggctTAAGTGTTTGTGAAAGATGGCAgattgtatggatgaatgattagggttgaATAAGGGTGCggctttggtatttatttgagagaaagaatcctaaggtttattacatagtttagtaAAGGATTCaaccccaaatccataaggaaaaggaGATATGAAATCAGGAATCAAATGGAAAGGGGAAGGAAACTTGCGGCATTCAATTGTATaaaagggaatgtgatttaatgctaaaattaggcaaggatttgggatagaaaaggtatgtaTGGTGCGGCTGAGAATGGGgtgaaaaggaatgtgattttgTGACATAGAATTGGAAATAGGTacttcccttgcacggcaaggaagtgATGTGTGATGTGTGCCACGGCAAGGACCATAAGGGTGCAATGAAggcttggtttgtgtcctaaaatgcataggagtctttaatgttgctgaaacataaggtcttttaggattaggaaaggttaaaccaaaataggaaaccttggcttaactttcctacttcaagtaggaaaccttctttgactaggattcctcttttgattaggaatccttctttgattaggaatcctaacatctttaggtcttcaatttcatccattccttttgctccaagcatatgctatccattccaagtccaattttgctccaaaatgctctaaaatgcacctttttgcttccttagccatatgaacctaaaaacacacgaaaatagcttaaactactaaaataactatgaactaacaacataaatgtacgaaaacgagctaactaagtcgcctaaatatgctcctatcaaattcccccacacttagcttttgctagtcctcgagccaaacaaaataaaagaaacaaaaagaacacaaccaaaacaaactctaaaccttccaacatgtacctcagggatttccaacgaacatgacacattaaagaacatcattcccacggtttttggttttctttacactttagcaaacacttaaccatagttatcacttactagttcacatttaatcaattaaaacaacattttgaatgtagtaacatgccttggagaattccctcaattcctcactagaatgctctctattttcacatagaatttctaactacacaccctacactaggtatatgtgagaagattgatgtaaacatgtagactaacactcacatatgttataacaaagaaagcattttttgaaattatgacaatgatatgtatatgatctcatgaatggaatgctactacttagaacgagaaccagtgatttcatatgctcataccaaattcaaactccacatattgaacacataacatcaagatagaagttgagggttgtaacgggttagggtattggctaacaaagaagggtaaaggacaacaaaggttcttaaagcaataggaagcaaagtaatgaaattgacacttaaactcacttttgatggcagaaattaacttttaaacacaagggaagattcatgcaacatttagggtcaaattcaaacttttggaccctttcttcaacaaccaacacttgtgagatcattctcacttatttttcaactctttttctttcttttcacaacttttctcttctctttttatttttccacgaaatttttttctttatttttttctttctttctttgctgTGCCCTATTACCTTCctccacacttgttttctacaatatgttgatcaaaaggaattcattctaagtcatgcttcactatcctttaagaacaaaggtatggaaagtcctaagctaggctaggtgaggataatgtggctaatcaaagaaaataggcttgaaaaggctcaaaaggggtaatcctacaatacatatgcaaaagggttaggctttttggctttggcttaactaaacaacttcatcttattgtatgttatgcaatcaatatcatgctttgaatgaaatgggcatgagttatagtatttggaactataatgataagatgcattctaagtagcaaccaagcaaagaatgatgagatcatgcaacgactttagaaaacaagaaatcacagattatactctccaaagaacgttttaggctcaagtctctcagggatgtagctttagtttgagttccttccttcaagcatgttacaaaactgattttctctttgtgattacatgtgaattcgtaagctataaccataaccaagcataaaccaaaacgtaaatcaaacttccatccatgtttatgactttctttaatagtcatgcatttaaaaaccgaatcctcatcattgtgttggaaggtactctaagacacaaacaaacacacaaaaacaactttaaaacaactatttttgggtttttcaaaactatttttcacttttttggtaaaattttcgtattttctgatccaaacacataaaaacacttcaaaatacactacaaacacttaaaaacagtgagaaacaacattagaagtgataggtgataaaatcccatgaaaatcatgcaaaaacaacttgtttaccccccccccccaacacttaaatcaaacattgtcctcaatgtttcaaacaaagacccCCATTCAAACAACATAAACTAACTAGTAtgccaaaataaaaacaataaagagatagagagttaggaacgcaaatctgatttctttgaatgaattgttaaattgcccaaatcctctctagttgaatgaatgggttgcctcccaagaagcgtgATGCGGGAattttacgcacacaaattaaaccctctttttgtcaagttgtagtatagatataagtagggatcgttctggaccggggattaggagggattgttaatcacttggatttgactcaaaaacgtaaaataaagtttaaaacactaaactagactcaaagaatgcaaaactaaacacttaaaatactaaaacaaaccaaaagactcaaacagcacccaaaacactcaaaactgccttaaaaacattttctgggcagttttgagcactttggtgaatttggacgaatttgtgtaacaaattgaatcaaaacacttataaacacaaactaagacactttctaactaaattggacaataaagtaaagggggattaaggttttgacgaaattaaattaaatggacagattgtaatttaaaacagaatgtaaatatgaatttgatgaaaatgaatggatgggaagctagctaaggggttcatctccatacatgttatacttgcatataaaacgatttccaattgcttttcaataaaccatgaattctcaacgccccagattaaccgtgaattgcactaattaaccctcagattttcctaacgttattgaattggatgattgcatacgacaacccaaagcattccccacaagttccctatatgaactgcataatagagatacaagcaaggatcattaagttctttgaaaaccataagcattgacgaagcactcgttactatgaactgcatgaaacttatgccaagaatttacttaacgcaattgagatcatcaacttttactacttgtgaatataagtttgtaacgattaggtgaaactcacttatattctagcgtcatattcatgcatgaaaattaagcgtgcactctcaataaacatacataaataagttattgtttgggcccaaaatattattgttgggccgagcagcaagATGTACTCAGCCTAAGGCGATggtaaatactatgggccgaataataactCCCGGGTAAGCTGGCAGGATCGGCCAAATCTTATCCCAAGTAGTCCGGATGAATAGAAAAGGTCGAAGAAATCCTAGtacgaccaggattctcgaccggcaaggaatggagtcccgaaaagaaggaaaattcagaatcccagtgggagtaggttggTTCGAGTTAgaatcgaaatgggacaaggactcccaatccaaatcggaattggtttcaaggaatggggtactataaatacaagaagtcatgcaacagaaaaggcccttcaaaatcagcatacaattgccctacgcaaaacctctcaaacaccttgagatttttccttttcttttcctgccgacacaccttcagtttggataaacagcactgtggaagcacccggcgagcatcttcagtttggagaAACAGCACTGCTgtcgcagaatcagccgaccaagaagcaccttcagtatgtaccccaaaaggccgtcaaggggcaagccctcgccgacttcctggcgcaacacccttccccttatggttttgagggAGGCGACGTCGACATCAGTTTCGTTACCACACGCGATacccattggactatgcattttgatggttccagtacttcgacctcggcggGTATCGGTATCGCAATTCAGTCGCCTAACCAttgccgatggtatttttctcttaagttagatttcagctgtaccaataatcaggccgaatatgaagccctTATTATCGGCCTCTatgttttacacgatctgcgggccccccacgttctcgtccttggtgattctgaacttgtaattaaccaactaaacggcgtgtttcgttgcatgagttgtactttagctccctatcacatggtcgctaCCTACttggccgagtcgttcgaacggatcacatttgaacacatctCACGTATCCACAATACTGACGCCGATGAACTCGCCCAGATcacctccggagcacaactcatagGGGGCAAACTAGGTCGAATTGTGGGAATTGCGACCACGGGTCAACGCTCGTACCCCGCCTTGATCAATCAGCAAACTTTCCAACGCACGcacgtaatacgtacaagggtaatgtcgctcctatccctactagaacgaggagatcccatagaagtatgtgccgtcgaagtagaaccagatgattggagaaagatgatgttacggtacctcgataaccccaatgggaaacacgaccgaagaacgaaggtgctcgccacgaattacgtgtcgtatcaaaatgaattatatcgcaagggcgaggatggtttactactattgtgcctcggcccacacgaggctgcccaagtaatggccgaggtacatgaaggaatttgcagagcacaccaatctggacgaaagatgcgctggttgctccgacgacacggttatttttggccaaatatattaaaggattgcatcgaatatgcacggagatgcgtatcatgccagattcatggacccgtgaagagagccccggccgaattgctacactcggttactaaaccgtggccgttcaggggttgggcaatggatgtaattggcaaaatcatgccatcatcgggggcagcgaaacacgcatggataattgtagcaactgactatttcactaagtgggtcgaggcaaggtcatacgccgaattaactgctaaagaggtatgcaacttcgtagaggagaatattgtgaccagattcggcgtgccagaaacgatcataactgataatggcactatatttacggccgataggtttagggaatacgcggcaagtttaAATATCTgactcgagcaatctacgccgtactacccacaggccaacgggcaggccgaggcaagcaataaagtgttgatcggcatccttgaaaagacggtaaaagagaaacctggtttgtggcatttgaagttaaatgaagcattatgggcataccgaacttcacctcGGTCGGCtactggaaccactccttacgcgttaacttatggacacgacgctatgttaccggtcgaattgagtataagttcgttgcgagtaatcgagcagagtgatttgtacagtattgaatatagtcaagcgatgcgacaagatttagaagacttagaagaaagtcgaatcgacgcgggtaacttgttagtagcacaaaagaaaattaccgagcgagcgtataatcagcgtgtaagacaaaaaacctTCGGCGAGGGAGAATTGGTTTGTCAAACTGTGTTGCCCgttgggattaaagaccccagatttggtaaatggtcgccaaattgggaagggccattcatcgttcacaaggTCCTCgacaagggggcatatcatctaagagatcggacgggttcagttcacaaattgccgattaatggaaagtttttaaagaagtactatccaattacatgggaaatgcaagagtaagaccattgtattgatagcaagacgaccattgtattgatagcaaaacgaccattgtattgataacaaaaaatcattacaagaacaaatacaaatacaatggtgaattcctaaggggtcgaggggaggaaagtctcaagggcagcttttagctccagccacttcgctTCGCCCAGGATGATCTCAGCCTGCCTAGTCTTCCTGTTGAACTGCAGCTGCTGGACATGCCGTGCACCAGCAACGAAGGCCGTCAGCTGAGCCTTGTTGGCCTCGaagtccttctcaagctcggcagcagcagcagaccTTTGCCAttgaaggtcagaaatttgacgctggaggtcaaaaatctggcgatcaaactcggtcagcttcGCCTTCTTAGCTTTGATTGCCTCCATCTCAGCTCGGCCGACCTCTTGCGTGACCTTGGCAGCCTTCAAGTCATCCTCGGCTTGAAGGGCTCGCTCAAAGATGTaaaagtgttgccgagtccgctccaggaggtCGGTGAGGAAAAAGATATTCTCTATGCTCAGGTGACCACCGCTGGCAAGGTCGTTGAGACACtctccaacagagtcaaggcccttgcATCAGAGAGCTTGGGAAGCATTAAGAGAcaggacttcgtgcagcttcacgaagacttcggccTCGGGCACAGCGCCCGCTGGTTCGGCGGGAGCAGCAGAAGAGCCAAcctcaccggtcgtgctctgaagaagagcgtcgagctccacttcccacgatggctgcacataaaaggaaaactttGTGACGGAAAGTAAGACGTCGTGATATAGTGCATAAAGAAAAAAggggattgttttagacctgccgagaggagacttcggccatgccctctgggtcattgctcgaacccagggaacttaatggccgagcccagtgccttagaccgccacgcaattcacgcggccgattgaggtcatctacatttgatggccacgacggcggctaggaaatatagacaacgcccctcggcgcataaaattgccggtgaaatgaatgttcgggcacctgacatttaatagtcTTTTAAAAACATGTGCCACACAAAAAATCAACACAACAAAAAGCGAGACTTACAGAGGCCGAAGAGACTTCTtgtggaggaatgggagggtcttcgtcctgcgggtggatcggcgtttcggccgtggcctcaggatcgGCAATAGGTCTCTTGCCACGATCGGCCGCAGTAGGACGTGGTCGAGCGGTCGTCCCGACGACCggaggaggatggacgggaggagagttgactggtcgacgACGGCGTTCCAGCGGGACTTCgtcactctcgctctcgacatcctgaacaaaaagaaaacaattagtATTACGACCAGAAACCTAAAGAAAAAGGTGGAAGCAaaattatacctccaaaacgaccgtCGGAGACGAGGGTGCTTCGGCAGGCGCAGCCGACTTCCCCATTTCAGGCACCACGACTGGCTCAGAAGCTGGAGCGGGTGTGACGATTTGATCGGCCTGGGAGACGGCTGGAGGATTCGAGGTTGGAGATGCCGGGGCAGCCGGCACAGTTGCAGAGCCGGCAGGAGCAGGCGTCCCAGTAGTGTCactggggacgacatgaatttcccggtcgcccttcttcgccaatttcttgacgcgtttagaagGGCGAGGGGCCACTTCTGTCGGCTCGGCCCCTCGGTGGGGGCGTTTGGCAGGGACCGAccgctcggtgacaagggtcCTCTTCGTGGGCGCCTTCTTCGCCCTTGCCACCGCGGGGACCACCTAGACCGTCCTCGACCCGCGACCCCCTGAAGagcaaagtaattaataacgaagataataaataaaaccaaagagaggaaagaaaaaCGGAAAGACTACCTTGGGCCGACTCCTTAGGTTGTGTCGAGGATGTTGACCTGGGACGGTCACCAAAGATCTTCCTCACCAGATCTTCGGCCGGGGCGCCGAAGAAGTCGCCGGTATACTCCTTCCACTAGTCCCCGAAGGTGTCAGTTCCCAAAGATTCAGGAACCGTCGGCCGAAGCTGAAATTTCCTGCACTTTTCTTGGAACTCCTGGTCCGACGTTTTACATTCCCTTTCAGAGGAACCGGTAAGACGCCCCCGACTCAGGAGAGACCGAGAGGCGAGCAGGGGGACGGGGTATCCTTGAAgatagccgagctgccgggcgacaaaatgagggtggtagacctcccagctagctcggcgggcatcgcaaccaaggggaaggtcgcgagccagGACGAACGACCCCCAGCACTGGCGGATGCCCGCATCCTCGGACTCGGCCTATGCTGTCGTAGGGAGCCTGAGCGAGGATGGGTATTCCTGGCGCCGGCATACTAGGAACTCGTCGTCCGAGAGGACGTCGAGGCCGAGGAAGTGTTTAAAAACCTCGTCGGCTCGGTGAGGTGGTGCCGGTCGAGAGGCCAGTTGAAGGCCGAGGGCGGCCGTTCGCTGGAAGGCAGGGACCTCCGGTCGAAGATTAGAGAAGTaaacctgcaaccagagttggaacacccagaggggtcTGTTCTGGTGCGGGTCGATCTTGCCAATGGTCGCCTAGGTCAGGCAACGGTAGAGATTAGCGAGTATGGCTGGACTGAGCGCCAGCGGGCGACCATTAGCcagtgcctgggccaccggcatgttCTCCACCAGGCACTTATTcgacctggtacaacaaatgaatttgttgtaccagtagaagaggaaggcctcgtgctctcccttcctaaggcCTTCCTTGCCTCGACCGGCGAAATGAAGGatgagagtgttgtagttgaagaagttcttgtggagcttctgaacttcttcccttgagggctCCCGATCACCCCGGCTTAGCGTTTCGACGGCCCTTTCGTCGAATagtgccttcaggtcgagaggagaagggtATCCGGAAAGGGCGGCGTCAATTGGAAGGCCGGTcggggaagtcccaaggatggccgagACGTCGAGGATTGTGGGGCCGAGAGGGCCGAAAGGCAgaaccatggtgttggtggccgaacaccataaactcagggccgccataagcagctccttatccatggcaaTCTCCATGGTTGACAGAATAATGGCATCATAGATGCCGAGAGCCTTCCAATCCTTGGAGAAGAATGTGCTCATCCGGTCGACCCAGGCAGCCCAAGccgtggtggtcgagggccaggCTCCCTGAGGCCGCGCCAGAGCCCACTTCGACCAGTCGAACCCCTGCAGCAGGGGTGTTAAACACTGCTCCTTGAGTAGGTCAGTGATAGACGACGGCACTGCGTCTCTGAAGAGGGGACCCAGAATCTGGTGGGTGGTGGCCATGTCATTTTTGAATCGCAGCGTCTTGACGGCGCTCCGATCGATGAAATCTTTACACTTGTTGACTTCATCAGAGAGTTTCGAGATGAAGGAGGCCATTAATACAGAAGGTATGAGAGAATTTGGAAGaactggagaaaataattgcagaaggaagaactggaaggtTTGATTTGAACGAACAAGGATGAGGAATTTGAGATTTTAGAATTTCTGAAAGCGTAAGAGGCGAATGACAAGAgtgtgggtatttataggcttttcagaatgaaGATCAAACGTCTGGAATTCGAAAAGCACAGGttcaaattggggggaaatttaaccgggaaagtccccaatcatttcggatattttgggaacctgcgaagatGGGATagaggagtcgaaaatccaggacgcacgattgcgtgcggcgtcagttttaatgcattaatgaggataaaCGTTTCAGCtagtgcacggtttcgaggcccatgAGTGAGTTTTAAAAGCAGCAGCGGAGAAACGACATgtggccacgcgttgggggtaacgaggaaagtgcaatcatgtctcataaatgcgcaggaataacggtcattaaggaagtaaagtccaaaaaagcaataagcgttttcgcttcttcaaggccgaggcccgaccaagagttaacggtcggcgacctcagaagcaagggggcaatgtttgggcccaaaatattattgttgggccgagcagcaagATGTACTCGGCCTAAGGCGATggtaaatactatgggccgaataataactCCCGGGTAAGCTGgcaggtgataggagcatattcatgcgacttaaatggcttgttctcgtgcatttacgttatgtttctctagttattttagtcctttatgcttcttttgtgtgttttcaggttctaagggcaaggtatgcaaaaggatgccttttggagccttttggagcaaattagagattagaatggatatcatatgcttggagccaagaggatggacgaaattaaagacttgaagtaggaaagttaaatcctaaaagacctcatgtttaagcatcattgaagactcctacgcattttagaacacaaaaacaacattccttgcaaccttaggacattgtcatgtgtttccttgtgtctcccttccttgccatgcaaggaagggctttgttccctattttaaacacttaaagcattcacttatcatatcattcacttatcatatcattcacttatcatatcattcacttattataagcattcacttatcatatcattcacttatcaaaccattcacttatcacttccattcacttatcactcaccacatatcattcatttatcacttaacatatcattcatttatcacttaatacatcattcacttatcacttatcatactcataatcatctacacatttcaaccatttaaacatatgcatttcaactcacatgcatcatcatcatgcaaccaaccttgccacatgctttccaagctttcccccttcatcattaagccacattcactcccatttctctccccttaacagccctaaaccgtgcataattaaaggacaccattcaacacacacatgcaccaaaagacaacattggcatgcatcacat from Pyrus communis chromosome 7, drPyrComm1.1, whole genome shotgun sequence encodes the following:
- the LOC137740652 gene encoding uncharacterized protein; protein product: MDLACFLWSPKIQNDIIVLGHSPLFTNLVNGKSPKLDYYINGRQYNMGYYLADGIYPKWATLVQAIANPMDDAQRWFTLHQEAYRKDVERVFGIPQAQWKIIKGPARGWS